A genomic window from Dechloromonas sp. A34 includes:
- the cphA gene encoding cyanophycin synthetase — translation MDVSRIRALRGPNLWSRHTAIQAIVTCEGGERAISDLPNFEARLRERFPELGDLIPSDHLDTVSMAHALEFAALGLQAQAGCPVTFSRTAQTVDQGVYQVVVEYTEEDVGRLAFERAEQLCNAALHDTPFDLDATLKELRDLDEDIRLGPSTGAIVSAAVARGIPYRRLTQGSLVQFGWGSKQKRIQAAETCFTSAIGESIAQDKELTKKLLHAAGVAVPYGRPVEDEDDAWVAAQEVGLPVVVKPQDGNQGKGISVNLTTEEQVRRAYRVAIEFRDDIMVEKFLPGHDWRLLVIGDKLIAAARRDPPLVIGDGTHTIRELVDIVNRDPRRSDGHATSLTKIRFDEIALARLAEQGYSAETVPPRGVRVVLRNNANLSTGGTATDVTDDVHPELAAAAVAAAQTVGLDICGIDVVCDTILKPLEDQGGGIVECNAAPGLRMHLDPSFGKGRAVGEAIVGMIFPDGDNARIPVVAIAGTNGKTTTSRLIGRIFESQGLRVGMTSTDGVYIAGRRTDDGDCSGPRSARNVLLHPDVDAAVFETARGGVLREGLGFDMCDVAVITNIGLGDHLGLNFITTVDELAVVKRVIVENVAPKGTAVLNAADPVVAAMAHHCHGQIIFFAQDRMNPVLATHRAQGKRVVYVERDAIICGEGRKKQRIPLADIPLTRNGTIGFQVENAMAAIATGWALGYAWETIERALAGFVSDARTAPGRFNVFDYKGATLIADYGHNPDAIQALVNAIDNMPAKRRSVVISGAGDRRDDDIRQQTEILGDAFDDVILYQDACQRGREDGEVIALLREGLANASRTRQIDAITGEFLAIDTALGRLQAGDLCLILIDQVEEALAHIAQRLAH, via the coding sequence ATGGACGTTTCACGCATTCGTGCCCTGCGCGGCCCCAACCTGTGGAGCCGGCACACCGCGATTCAGGCCATCGTCACCTGCGAAGGTGGCGAACGGGCCATTTCCGATCTGCCCAATTTTGAAGCCCGGCTGCGCGAGCGCTTCCCGGAACTCGGCGACCTGATCCCGTCGGATCACCTCGACACCGTCTCGATGGCCCACGCCCTCGAATTCGCCGCTCTCGGCCTGCAAGCCCAGGCCGGCTGCCCGGTGACCTTCAGTCGCACCGCACAGACGGTCGACCAGGGCGTCTATCAGGTGGTCGTCGAATACACCGAAGAGGACGTTGGCCGCCTCGCCTTCGAGCGTGCCGAACAGCTGTGCAATGCCGCCCTGCACGACACGCCTTTCGATCTCGATGCGACCTTGAAGGAACTGCGCGACCTCGACGAGGACATCCGCCTCGGCCCATCGACCGGCGCCATCGTCTCGGCCGCCGTCGCCCGCGGCATTCCCTATCGCCGCCTGACCCAAGGCAGCCTGGTGCAATTCGGCTGGGGCAGCAAACAGAAGCGCATCCAGGCTGCGGAAACCTGTTTCACCAGCGCGATCGGCGAATCGATCGCCCAGGACAAGGAACTGACCAAGAAGCTGCTGCACGCGGCCGGCGTCGCCGTGCCCTACGGCCGCCCGGTCGAGGACGAGGACGATGCCTGGGTCGCCGCCCAGGAAGTCGGCCTGCCCGTCGTCGTCAAGCCGCAGGACGGCAACCAGGGCAAGGGTATTTCGGTCAACCTGACCACCGAGGAACAGGTGCGCCGAGCCTACCGCGTCGCCATCGAGTTCCGCGACGACATCATGGTCGAGAAATTCCTGCCCGGCCACGACTGGCGCCTGCTGGTCATCGGCGACAAGCTGATCGCCGCCGCCCGCCGCGACCCGCCGCTGGTCATCGGCGACGGCACGCACACCATCCGCGAACTGGTCGACATCGTGAACCGTGATCCGCGCCGTTCCGACGGCCACGCCACTTCACTGACCAAGATTCGTTTCGACGAAATCGCCCTCGCCCGCCTCGCCGAGCAGGGTTATAGCGCCGAGACCGTGCCGCCGCGCGGCGTCCGCGTCGTTCTGCGCAACAACGCCAATCTATCCACCGGCGGCACCGCCACCGACGTTACCGACGATGTCCATCCCGAACTGGCTGCCGCCGCCGTCGCTGCCGCGCAAACGGTCGGCCTCGACATCTGCGGCATCGACGTCGTCTGCGACACTATCCTGAAGCCGCTCGAAGATCAGGGCGGCGGCATCGTCGAATGCAATGCCGCTCCCGGCCTGCGCATGCACCTCGACCCCTCGTTCGGCAAGGGCCGCGCCGTTGGCGAAGCGATCGTCGGGATGATCTTCCCGGACGGCGACAACGCCCGCATTCCGGTCGTCGCCATCGCCGGCACCAACGGCAAGACAACGACCAGCCGACTGATCGGCCGGATTTTCGAGAGCCAGGGCCTGCGCGTCGGCATGACCAGCACCGACGGCGTCTATATCGCCGGCCGGCGCACCGACGACGGCGACTGCAGCGGTCCGCGCAGTGCCCGCAACGTGCTGCTCCACCCCGACGTCGATGCCGCCGTCTTCGAGACCGCGCGCGGCGGCGTCTTGCGCGAAGGCCTCGGTTTCGACATGTGCGATGTCGCGGTGATCACCAACATCGGCCTCGGCGACCACCTCGGCCTCAATTTCATCACCACCGTCGATGAACTGGCTGTGGTCAAGCGCGTCATCGTCGAGAACGTCGCACCCAAAGGAACCGCCGTGCTCAACGCTGCCGACCCGGTGGTCGCGGCGATGGCCCACCACTGTCACGGCCAGATCATCTTCTTCGCTCAGGACCGGATGAATCCGGTGCTGGCGACGCATCGCGCCCAGGGCAAGCGGGTCGTCTATGTCGAGCGCGACGCCATCATCTGTGGCGAGGGACGCAAGAAGCAGCGCATCCCGCTGGCCGACATCCCGCTAACCCGCAACGGCACGATCGGCTTCCAGGTCGAAAACGCCATGGCCGCCATTGCCACCGGCTGGGCCCTGGGCTACGCCTGGGAAACCATCGAGCGGGCGCTGGCCGGCTTCGTCAGCGATGCTCGGACCGCCCCCGGCCGCTTCAACGTCTTCGACTACAAGGGGGCGACGCTGATCGCCGACTACGGCCACAACCCGGATGCCATCCAGGCGCTGGTCAATGCCATCGACAACATGCCAGCCAAACGCCGTTCGGTGGTGATCAGCGGCGCCGGCGACCGGCGCGACGACGACATCCGCCAACAGACGGAAATCCTCGGCGATGCCTTCGATGACGTGATCCTCTACCAGGACGCCTGTCAGCGCGGCCGCGAGGACGGCGAAGTCATCGCCCTGCTCCGTGAAGGCTTGGCCAACGCCAGCCGGACCCGGCAGATCGACGCCATCACCGGCGAGTTCCTGGCTATCGACACGGCCCTCGGTCGCCTGCAGGCCGGCGATCTCTGCCTGATCCTGATCGACCAGGTCGAAGAGGCGCTGGCGCATATTGCCCAAAGGCTGGCGCACTGA
- the cphA gene encoding cyanophycin synthetase — MKKKEIIIRDIIPLRGPNIWTYRPVLEAWVDIGELEEFPSNKIPGFYQRLSAWLPSLIEHRCSYEERGGFLRRVEEGTWAGHILEHVTLELQNLAGLPGGFGKARETSERGVYKVAVRAWHEEVTRAALEQARRLIMAAIEDKPFDVEAAVEELGDMVDSKCLGPSTASIVDAADDRDIPTIRLLDDGNLVQIGYGAALRRIWTAETDRTSAIAETISRDKDLTKSLLESCGVPIPEGREVTSAADAWDAAEDIGLPVCIKPVDGNHGRGVFIDVKTREEVEKAYAIAVEEGSAVLVERSIPGTEHRLLVIGGKLVAANRGDMVMVTGDGKSTVRELIDSQVNSDPRRGPTELHPLSNIRIDSAARMELSRQNLEPDSIPAAGRDVLIQRNANHAFDVTDDVHPETAALASLAARVVGLDIAGIDLVCEDISQPLSAQGGAIVEVNAGPSLLMHLKPGIGKPRPVGKAIVDNLFAANETGRIPVVGVTGTRGKTAVAKLVAHLLYMSGKHVGLACSDGLHLDRRHVQKSDAANWTAGHRLLLNRAVEAAVIENGGRTILGEGLPYDRCQVGIVTNIEPDAENLARWDVHPSGGEYFTTYRNTYRTQVDVVLRNGYAVLNAADPIVADLAELCDGEVILFAADPTCPALAAHLAAGKRGVFVRDGRITVATGDSEAWLLCRLGDVPAIGKQKDPATIANVLAAVAAGWALGITFDAIGTGIKTYGLDLPAPSDLLTQVAKKPRKAATRN, encoded by the coding sequence ATGAAGAAAAAAGAAATCATCATTCGGGACATCATTCCCCTGCGTGGCCCGAATATCTGGACTTACCGCCCGGTGCTCGAAGCCTGGGTCGATATCGGCGAGCTGGAAGAGTTTCCCTCCAACAAGATTCCCGGTTTTTACCAACGCCTCTCGGCCTGGCTGCCCTCGCTGATCGAGCATCGCTGCAGCTACGAGGAGCGCGGCGGCTTTCTGCGCCGGGTCGAGGAAGGCACCTGGGCCGGCCACATTCTCGAACACGTCACGCTCGAACTGCAAAACCTGGCCGGCCTGCCCGGCGGCTTCGGCAAGGCGCGCGAGACCTCGGAGCGCGGCGTCTACAAGGTTGCTGTCCGCGCCTGGCATGAGGAAGTCACCCGCGCTGCGCTGGAACAGGCGCGCCGGCTGATCATGGCGGCGATTGAGGACAAGCCCTTCGACGTCGAGGCCGCCGTCGAGGAACTCGGCGACATGGTCGATTCCAAGTGCCTCGGCCCATCGACGGCGAGCATCGTCGATGCCGCCGATGACCGCGACATCCCGACCATCCGCCTGCTCGACGACGGCAATCTGGTGCAGATCGGCTACGGCGCCGCGCTGCGCCGCATCTGGACGGCCGAAACCGACCGCACCAGCGCCATCGCCGAAACCATTTCGCGCGACAAGGACCTCACCAAGAGCCTGCTCGAATCCTGCGGCGTGCCGATTCCCGAAGGCCGCGAAGTCACCAGCGCCGCCGACGCCTGGGATGCCGCCGAAGACATCGGCCTGCCGGTCTGCATCAAGCCGGTCGACGGCAACCACGGGCGCGGCGTCTTCATCGACGTCAAGACCCGCGAAGAGGTCGAGAAGGCCTACGCCATCGCCGTCGAGGAAGGCAGCGCCGTGCTCGTCGAACGCTCGATTCCCGGCACCGAGCACCGCCTGCTGGTGATCGGCGGCAAGCTGGTCGCCGCCAATCGCGGCGACATGGTGATGGTGACCGGCGACGGCAAGTCGACGGTCCGCGAGCTGATCGACTCCCAGGTCAATTCCGACCCCCGCCGCGGCCCGACCGAACTGCACCCGCTCTCCAACATCCGGATCGACTCCGCGGCCCGCATGGAGTTGTCGCGCCAGAACCTGGAACCGGACTCGATTCCGGCCGCCGGCCGCGATGTCCTGATCCAGCGCAACGCCAACCACGCCTTCGACGTCACCGACGACGTCCATCCGGAAACCGCCGCCCTGGCGTCGCTGGCCGCCCGCGTCGTCGGCCTCGACATTGCCGGTATCGACCTGGTCTGCGAAGACATTTCCCAGCCGCTGTCCGCCCAGGGCGGTGCCATCGTCGAAGTCAATGCCGGCCCCAGCCTGCTGATGCACCTCAAGCCGGGCATCGGCAAGCCACGCCCGGTCGGCAAGGCGATTGTCGACAATCTGTTCGCCGCCAACGAAACCGGCCGCATCCCGGTGGTCGGCGTCACCGGCACCCGCGGCAAGACCGCCGTCGCCAAGCTCGTCGCCCACCTGCTCTACATGTCCGGCAAGCATGTCGGCCTGGCCTGCAGCGACGGCCTGCATCTCGACCGCCGCCATGTCCAAAAGAGCGACGCCGCCAACTGGACAGCCGGCCACCGCCTGCTGCTCAATCGCGCCGTCGAGGCTGCGGTCATCGAAAACGGCGGCCGCACTATCCTCGGCGAAGGCCTGCCCTATGACCGCTGCCAGGTCGGCATCGTCACTAATATCGAACCGGATGCCGAAAACCTGGCGCGCTGGGATGTCCATCCGAGCGGTGGCGAGTATTTCACCACCTACCGCAACACCTACCGAACCCAGGTCGACGTCGTTCTGCGCAACGGCTACGCCGTACTCAATGCCGCCGACCCAATCGTTGCCGACCTCGCCGAACTGTGCGATGGCGAGGTCATCCTCTTCGCTGCCGACCCGACCTGCCCGGCCCTGGCCGCCCATCTCGCCGCCGGCAAGCGTGGCGTCTTCGTGCGCGACGGGCGGATCACCGTCGCCACCGGCGACAGCGAAGCCTGGCTACTCTGCCGCCTGGGCGACGTGCCGGCGATCGGCAAGCAGAAGGACCCGGCCACCATCGCCAACGTCCTGGCCGCCGTCGCTGCCGGCTGGGCGCTCGGTATCACCTTCGATGCAATCGGCACCGGCATCAAGACCTATGGCCTCGATCTGCCCGCACCGTCCGACCTGCTCACCCAGGTCGCCAAAAAGCCGCGCAAAGCGGCAACCCGGAACTAA
- a CDS encoding DUF1854 domain-containing protein, whose translation MTTPNFTLSRNAFGQLILTTANGESHVGIIPVRAFPIAAPDEGIALVSADGHEAGWIDRIADLPPAIGQLIEEELASREFVPEIERIVEVSSFACPSTWQVVTDRGDAALVLKGEEDIRRLTQTRLIIADTHGIEFLIRDTGKLDRHSRKLLDRFL comes from the coding sequence ATGACGACGCCGAACTTCACGCTCAGCCGCAACGCCTTCGGTCAGCTGATCCTGACCACGGCCAACGGGGAAAGCCATGTCGGCATCATTCCCGTGCGCGCCTTCCCGATTGCCGCACCCGACGAGGGTATCGCCCTGGTCAGTGCCGACGGCCACGAAGCCGGCTGGATCGACCGTATCGCCGACCTGCCGCCGGCGATTGGCCAGTTGATCGAGGAAGAACTGGCCAGCCGCGAATTCGTCCCGGAAATCGAGCGCATCGTCGAGGTCTCGAGCTTCGCCTGCCCGAGCACCTGGCAGGTCGTCACCGATCGCGGCGACGCGGCGCTGGTCCTCAAGGGCGAGGAAGACATCCGGCGCCTGACGCAGACCCGCCTGATCATCGCCGACACCCACGGCATCGAGTTCCTGATCCGCGACACCGGCAAGCTCGACCGCCACAGCCGCAAGCTGCTCGACCGCTTCCTGTAA
- a CDS encoding ABC transporter ATP-binding protein — protein MAVIEPALPSQWAAEVEPQLAAGEKTQAWVEIDLDARLQFANGLLVVTDQRLLARAPGETKWVQWPLRTDLQLTHIDHAGVGTLELLDTNGRLGRWRYTLSNNLAALRVITEFDLHLKSLLTGQPVERALDDICPKCKAPLPPGEDECPICTRETTVPPSTWTLFRLWRFARPYKWQLLAGFLLTLASTAATLVAPYLTMPLMDNVLIPFQNGQPIDWDLVTLYLGGLLGAALVAWLLGWIRTYILALVSERIGRDLRTTTYEHLLHLSLQYFGGKRTGDLMARIGNETDRINVFLSLHLLDFATDILMIAMTASILFSINHWLAIVTLLPLPFIAYMIHFVRDKLRTGFEKVDRVWAEVTNVLADTIPGIRVVKAFAQEKREAERFREANSRNLAINDRLNKTWSLFSPTVTLLTEVGLLVVWAFGIWQISKGDITVGVLTAFLAYISRFYGRLDSMSRIVSVTQKAAAGAKRIFDILDHVSSVPEPTNPVHLGKVEGRLELRQASFRYGTRAVTRDVDLMIEPGEMIGLVGHSGSGKSTLVNLICRFYDVTEGAVFIDGVDVRSVPIAEFRRNIGLVLQEPFLFFGTIAENIAYGKPDASRQEIIAAARAAHAHEFILRLPHGYDSLVGERGQGLSGGERQRISIARALLIDPKILILDEATSSVDTETEKEIQKALDNLVRGRTTIAIAHRLSTLRKADRLVVMDRGRIVEVGNHDTLMAVEGHYFKLYQAQARNVDTEPESRRSNESESKDHSK, from the coding sequence TTGGCCGTTATCGAACCGGCACTCCCCAGCCAGTGGGCCGCCGAAGTCGAGCCGCAACTGGCCGCCGGCGAAAAAACTCAGGCCTGGGTGGAAATCGACCTCGATGCCCGCCTGCAATTCGCCAATGGCCTCCTCGTCGTCACCGACCAGCGCCTGCTGGCCCGGGCGCCGGGCGAGACGAAGTGGGTGCAGTGGCCGCTGCGCACCGACCTTCAACTCACCCATATCGACCATGCCGGGGTCGGCACGCTGGAGCTGCTCGACACCAACGGTCGCCTCGGCCGCTGGCGCTACACGCTGAGCAACAACCTGGCCGCGCTGCGCGTCATCACTGAGTTCGACCTACACCTGAAAAGCCTGCTCACCGGCCAGCCGGTCGAACGGGCGCTCGACGACATCTGCCCGAAATGCAAGGCGCCGTTGCCGCCGGGCGAGGACGAATGCCCGATCTGCACCCGCGAAACCACCGTCCCGCCCTCGACCTGGACGCTGTTCCGCCTCTGGCGTTTCGCCCGCCCCTACAAGTGGCAACTGCTGGCCGGCTTCCTGCTTACCCTGGCGTCGACTGCCGCAACGCTGGTCGCCCCCTACCTGACCATGCCGCTGATGGACAACGTGCTGATCCCGTTCCAGAACGGCCAGCCAATCGACTGGGACCTGGTCACCCTCTACCTCGGCGGTCTGCTCGGTGCGGCACTTGTCGCCTGGCTGCTCGGCTGGATCCGCACCTACATCCTGGCCCTGGTCTCGGAACGGATCGGCCGCGACCTGCGGACCACGACCTACGAGCACCTGCTCCACCTGTCGCTGCAATATTTCGGTGGCAAACGCACCGGCGACTTGATGGCGCGGATCGGCAACGAAACCGACCGCATCAACGTCTTCCTGTCGCTGCACCTGCTCGATTTCGCGACCGACATCCTGATGATCGCGATGACCGCCAGCATTCTGTTCTCGATCAATCACTGGCTGGCCATCGTCACGCTGTTGCCGCTGCCTTTCATCGCCTACATGATCCATTTCGTGCGCGACAAGCTGCGCACCGGCTTCGAGAAGGTCGACCGGGTGTGGGCCGAAGTCACCAACGTACTGGCCGACACCATCCCCGGCATCCGCGTGGTCAAAGCCTTTGCCCAGGAAAAGCGCGAAGCCGAACGTTTCCGCGAGGCCAACAGCCGCAACCTGGCGATCAACGACCGGCTGAACAAGACCTGGTCGCTGTTCTCGCCGACCGTCACGCTGCTCACCGAAGTCGGCCTGCTGGTGGTCTGGGCCTTCGGCATCTGGCAGATTTCCAAGGGCGACATCACGGTCGGCGTACTGACCGCCTTCCTCGCCTACATCAGCCGCTTCTACGGCCGCCTCGACTCGATGAGCCGTATCGTCTCGGTGACGCAGAAGGCGGCAGCCGGCGCGAAGCGCATCTTCGACATCCTCGACCATGTTTCCAGCGTACCGGAGCCGACCAATCCGGTCCATCTCGGCAAGGTCGAAGGCCGCCTCGAACTGCGCCAGGCCAGCTTCCGCTATGGCACCCGGGCCGTCACCCGCGATGTCGACCTGATGATCGAGCCCGGCGAAATGATCGGTCTGGTCGGCCACTCCGGCTCGGGCAAGAGCACGCTGGTCAACCTGATCTGCCGCTTCTACGACGTCACCGAAGGCGCCGTCTTCATCGACGGCGTCGATGTCCGCTCGGTGCCGATCGCCGAATTCCGCCGCAACATCGGCCTGGTGCTGCAGGAGCCCTTCCTGTTCTTCGGCACGATTGCCGAGAACATCGCCTACGGCAAACCGGACGCCAGCCGCCAGGAAATCATCGCCGCCGCCCGCGCCGCCCATGCCCACGAATTCATCCTGCGCCTGCCGCACGGCTACGACTCGCTGGTCGGCGAACGCGGCCAGGGGCTGTCCGGCGGCGAACGCCAGCGCATCTCGATCGCCCGTGCCCTGCTCATCGATCCGAAGATCCTGATCCTCGACGAAGCGACCTCTTCGGTCGATACCGAGACCGAGAAGGAAATCCAGAAGGCCTTGGACAACCTGGTCCGTGGCCGGACCACGATCGCCATCGCCCACCGCCTGTCGACGCTGCGCAAGGCCGACCGGCTGGTCGTCATGGATCGCGGCCGCATCGTTGAAGTCGGCAATCACGATACCTTGATGGCGGTCGAAGGCCACTACTTCAAACTCTACCAAGCCCAGGCCCGCAACGTCGATACCGAACCGGAAAGCCGGCGCAGCAACGAATCGGAAAGCAAGGACCACAGCAAATGA
- the nirJ gene encoding heme d1 biosynthesis radical SAM protein NirJ encodes MFRISQYIQEIAAPTPLGPKRNPPGPVVIWNLIRRCNLTCKHCYSISADTNFPGELSTEQVYAVMDNLRGFQVPVLILSGGEPLLRPDIYDIAKRAKAKGFYVGLSSNGTLIDENNIEQIAACDFNYVGVSLDGIRETHDKFRRMDGAFEASLKGIRLCRDLGLKIGVRFTMTQDNAHDLPGLLKLVEEEGIDRFYFSHLNYAGRGNKNRKDDAQHQLTRWAMDLLFETCWEYKQRGLEKEFTTGNNDADGVYFLHWVRRRFPEQAAHVEAKLRQWGGNSSGVNVANIDNLGNVHPDTMWWHHNLGNVKDRPFSQIWPDTSDALMAGLKQHPRAVKGRCGSCAYLEICNGNTRVRAQQMTGDAWAEDPGCYLSDEEIAA; translated from the coding sequence ATGTTTCGCATCTCACAGTACATCCAGGAAATCGCCGCGCCGACCCCGCTCGGCCCCAAGCGTAATCCGCCCGGACCGGTGGTGATCTGGAACCTGATCCGGCGCTGCAACCTGACCTGCAAGCATTGCTACTCAATCTCGGCCGACACCAACTTCCCCGGCGAGCTGAGCACCGAGCAGGTCTATGCCGTGATGGACAATCTTCGGGGCTTCCAGGTGCCGGTGCTCATCCTCTCCGGCGGCGAACCGCTGCTCCGGCCGGACATCTACGACATCGCCAAGCGTGCCAAGGCCAAGGGTTTTTATGTCGGGCTGTCGTCGAATGGCACGCTGATCGACGAAAACAATATCGAGCAGATCGCCGCATGCGATTTCAACTACGTCGGCGTTTCGCTCGATGGTATCCGCGAAACCCACGACAAGTTCCGCCGCATGGATGGGGCGTTCGAAGCCTCTCTGAAGGGCATCCGGCTGTGCCGCGATCTCGGCCTGAAGATCGGCGTGCGCTTCACGATGACCCAGGACAACGCCCACGACCTGCCGGGGCTCTTGAAGCTGGTCGAGGAGGAAGGCATCGACCGTTTCTATTTCTCGCACCTCAACTACGCCGGGCGCGGCAACAAGAACCGCAAGGACGACGCCCAGCACCAGTTGACGCGCTGGGCGATGGACCTGCTCTTCGAGACCTGCTGGGAGTACAAACAACGCGGGCTGGAGAAAGAATTCACCACCGGCAACAACGATGCCGACGGCGTCTATTTCCTGCACTGGGTGCGCCGGCGCTTCCCGGAGCAGGCGGCGCATGTCGAAGCCAAGCTGCGCCAATGGGGCGGCAATTCGTCGGGGGTCAATGTCGCCAACATCGACAACCTCGGCAACGTGCATCCGGACACCATGTGGTGGCACCACAACTTGGGCAACGTCAAGGATCGGCCATTCTCGCAAATCTGGCCGGACACCTCGGATGCGCTGATGGCCGGCCTGAAGCAGCACCCACGGGCGGTCAAGGGGCGCTGCGGTAGTTGCGCCTACCTTGAGATTTGCAACGGCAATACCCGCGTCCGCGCCCAGCAGATGACCGGCGACGCCTGGGCCGAAGACCCCGGCTGCTATCTCTCCGACGAGGAAATCGCGGCATGA
- a CDS encoding cytochrome D1 domain-containing protein yields MNWKILIPAGFAAYFLFGMAQLAEAADADVNFQLHCASCHGKDRLGGLGPALIPENLARLRKPEAEKVIREGRPATQMLGVGDKLSAEEIKALVDYAYTPIKPMPAWGEKEITASRIVNFAPGSLPDRPQFKAEPLNLFVVVESGDHHVSILDGDKLEPIHRFQSRYALHGGPKFTPDGRYVFFASRDGWVTKFDLWNLKVVAEVRAGINTRNAAVSGDGKWVAVANYLPHSLVILDADLNLKKILPVTDKEGKTSSRVSAVYDASPRQSFVAALKDVKEVWEVSYNPKADDIPAGMIHDFKYKEGAFVPGFLNPQRSQLDDYLDDFYFTQGYDEVMGASRNDSKSAVSGQVVNLDARKKIADLELPGMPHLGSGISWKWKDATGQERSVMATPNLNEGLISIIDMQTWQTIKQIKTRGPGFFMRSHENSRYAWTDSMMSKEFKDTMQVIDKETLEIVAELKPEPGKTFAHVEFTRDGKYVLASLWEMDGALIIYDAATLKEVKRLPMKKPVGKYNVWNKISKSEGTSH; encoded by the coding sequence ATGAACTGGAAAATCCTGATCCCGGCCGGCTTTGCCGCCTATTTTCTGTTCGGCATGGCGCAACTGGCCGAAGCGGCGGATGCCGACGTCAATTTCCAGCTGCACTGCGCGTCCTGTCATGGCAAGGATCGCCTGGGCGGCCTCGGCCCGGCGCTGATCCCGGAAAACCTGGCCCGCCTGCGCAAGCCAGAGGCCGAGAAGGTCATTCGCGAAGGACGGCCGGCGACGCAGATGCTGGGCGTTGGCGACAAGCTGTCGGCCGAGGAAATCAAGGCGTTGGTCGATTATGCCTACACCCCGATCAAGCCGATGCCGGCCTGGGGCGAAAAGGAAATCACCGCCTCACGGATCGTCAACTTTGCGCCGGGCAGCCTGCCCGACCGGCCGCAATTCAAGGCCGAGCCGCTGAACCTGTTCGTCGTCGTCGAGTCCGGCGACCACCATGTTTCGATTCTCGACGGCGACAAGCTGGAACCGATCCACCGCTTTCAGTCCCGCTACGCCCTGCACGGCGGGCCGAAATTCACGCCGGACGGGCGCTATGTCTTCTTCGCTTCACGCGACGGCTGGGTCACCAAGTTCGACCTGTGGAACCTCAAGGTCGTCGCCGAAGTGCGCGCCGGCATCAACACCCGCAATGCGGCGGTCTCCGGCGACGGCAAGTGGGTGGCAGTGGCCAACTACCTGCCGCACAGCCTGGTGATTCTCGACGCCGACTTGAACCTGAAGAAAATCCTGCCGGTGACCGACAAGGAGGGCAAGACCAGCTCGCGCGTCTCAGCCGTCTATGACGCCTCGCCGCGCCAAAGCTTCGTCGCCGCGCTGAAGGACGTCAAGGAAGTCTGGGAAGTCTCGTACAACCCGAAGGCGGACGACATCCCGGCCGGCATGATCCACGACTTCAAGTACAAGGAAGGCGCCTTCGTTCCCGGTTTCCTGAATCCGCAACGCAGCCAGCTCGACGACTATCTCGACGACTTCTACTTCACCCAGGGTTATGACGAAGTGATGGGCGCCTCGCGCAACGACAGCAAGTCGGCAGTCAGCGGCCAGGTGGTCAATCTCGACGCCCGCAAGAAGATTGCCGACCTAGAGCTGCCCGGCATGCCGCACCTCGGGTCCGGCATCAGCTGGAAATGGAAAGATGCAACGGGGCAGGAGCGGAGCGTGATGGCGACGCCAAATCTCAATGAAGGTCTGATCAGCATCATCGACATGCAGACCTGGCAGACTATCAAGCAGATCAAGACCCGCGGCCCCGGCTTCTTCATGCGCAGCCACGAGAACAGCCGCTACGCATGGACCGATTCGATGATGAGCAAGGAGTTCAAGGACACCATGCAGGTCATCGACAAGGAAACCCTGGAAATCGTCGCCGAACTGAAGCCCGAGCCGGGCAAGACTTTCGCCCACGTCGAATTCACCAGGGACGGCAAGTACGTGCTGGCCAGCCTGTGGGAAATGGACGGCGCGCTGATCATCTACGACGCAGCGACGCTGAAGGAAGTGAAACGCCTGCCGATGAAGAAGCCGGTCGGCAAGTACAACGTCTGGAACAAGATCAGCAAGTCGGAAGGCACCAGCCACTGA